In the Candidatus Rhodoblastus alkanivorans genome, one interval contains:
- a CDS encoding ABC transporter permease, which yields MNADVSPTRPPSGPPTPRKGEESSRIARFFVSLERLYAVFVKELIQLRRDRLTFATMIAIPVMQLVLFGFAINSDPKHLPTAVLDNDHSAFSRLFITALKATDYFAMDYSLSSPEQIDPLILSGKINFAVEIPQNFARDLARGENPAILVIADAADPTAVNGASMALTGMAAQVFTRELQGPLQRLASKPAPYEVRLQKRYNPAGETRLNIVPGLVGTILTLTMLIFTALSVTREVERGTMESLLAMPINPVEIMLGKIMPYAAVGFFQMALIAGAARFIFNVPVVGNLGTFVVLTMLFIVANLSVGYTFSTIAKNQLQAMQMSFFFFLPSILLSGFMFPFRGMPDWAQDIGSILPLTHYLRIVRGVMLKGAGFSDLAVDTAALGAFTLAAMTVAVLRFRQTLD from the coding sequence ATGAACGCCGACGTGAGCCCCACCCGGCCGCCGTCCGGCCCCCCCACTCCCCGCAAGGGCGAGGAATCCAGCCGCATTGCGCGCTTTTTCGTCTCGCTGGAGCGGCTTTACGCCGTCTTCGTCAAGGAACTGATCCAGCTGCGCCGCGACCGCCTGACCTTCGCGACCATGATCGCCATTCCCGTGATGCAGCTCGTCCTGTTCGGCTTCGCGATCAATTCCGACCCCAAGCACCTGCCGACCGCCGTGCTTGACAACGACCACAGCGCCTTTTCGCGGCTGTTTATCACCGCGCTCAAGGCGACCGACTATTTCGCCATGGACTACAGCCTTTCCAGCCCCGAACAGATCGACCCGCTGATCCTGTCGGGCAAGATCAATTTCGCGGTGGAGATTCCGCAGAATTTCGCCCGCGATCTGGCCCGCGGCGAAAATCCCGCCATTCTGGTCATCGCCGACGCCGCCGACCCCACCGCGGTCAACGGCGCCTCCATGGCCCTCACCGGCATGGCGGCCCAGGTCTTTACGCGGGAATTGCAAGGGCCGCTGCAGAGACTGGCGTCCAAACCCGCGCCCTACGAGGTGCGCCTGCAGAAGCGTTACAATCCGGCCGGCGAGACGCGGCTCAATATCGTGCCGGGCCTTGTCGGCACCATCCTGACACTGACCATGCTGATCTTCACCGCGCTTTCGGTGACCCGCGAGGTCGAGCGCGGGACAATGGAATCGCTGCTCGCCATGCCGATCAATCCGGTCGAGATCATGCTCGGCAAGATCATGCCCTATGCGGCGGTCGGCTTCTTCCAGATGGCCCTGATCGCCGGAGCGGCGCGCTTCATCTTCAACGTGCCCGTGGTCGGCAATCTCGGCACGTTCGTCGTCCTGACCATGCTTTTCATCGTGGCGAATCTTTCGGTGGGATATACCTTTTCGACCATTGCCAAGAATCAGCTACAAGCGATGCAGATGAGCTTCTTCTTCTTTCTGCCGAGCATTCTGCTGTCGGGCTTCATGTTTCCCTTCCGCGGCATGCCGGACTGGGCGCAGGACATCGGCTCGATTCTTCCGCTCACCCATTATCTGCGCATCGTGCGCGGCGTGATGCTCAAGGGCGCGGGCTTCTCCGACCTTGCCGTCGACACCGCCGCGCTCGGCGCCTTCACGCTCGCGGCGATGACGGTGGCGGTCCTGCGTTTCCGCCAGACGCTGGACTGA
- the ettA gene encoding energy-dependent translational throttle protein EttA: protein MARQFIYHMQGLSKAWPGGKKVLDNVHLSFYPDAKIGVLGVNGAGKSTLLRIMAGMDKDFSGEAWAADGARVGYLPQEPKLDESLDVRGNVMLGVAEKKAVLDRYNELAMNYSDETADEMTSLQDEIEAKGLWDLDSQVDQAMEALGCPPDDWPVSKLSGGEKRRVALCKLLLEQPELLLLDEPTNHLDAETVNWLEGHLRAYPGAILIVTHDRYFLDNVTSWILELDRGRGIPYEGNYSSWLKQKQKRLSQEGREEEARQRAIEAESEWIASSPKARQAKSKARIQRYEDLVAKQNDKAPTTAQIIIPVAERLGQNVIDFNHLSKGFGDKLLIDDLSFKLPPGGIVGVIGPNGAGKTTLFRMITGQDKPDSGTIEIGESVQLGYVDQSRDTLDGKKTVWEEISGGNDVIYLGKREINSRGYCSTFNFKGADQQKKVGMLSGGERNRVHLAKMLKKGANVLLLDEPTNDLDVDTLRALEEALNDYAGCAVIISHDRFFLDRIATHMLAFEGDSHVEWFEGNFADYEEDKKRRLGVDSVIPHRLKYKKFSR, encoded by the coding sequence ATGGCGCGGCAATTCATCTACCATATGCAGGGCCTCTCGAAAGCCTGGCCCGGCGGCAAGAAGGTTCTCGATAACGTCCATCTGTCGTTCTATCCGGACGCGAAAATCGGCGTTCTCGGCGTCAATGGTGCGGGCAAGTCGACCCTGCTGCGCATCATGGCCGGCATGGACAAGGATTTTTCGGGCGAGGCCTGGGCGGCGGACGGCGCGCGGGTCGGCTATCTGCCGCAGGAGCCCAAGCTCGACGAGAGCCTCGACGTGCGCGGCAACGTCATGTTGGGGGTGGCCGAAAAGAAGGCCGTGCTCGACCGCTACAACGAACTCGCCATGAATTATTCGGACGAGACGGCGGACGAGATGACCAGCCTGCAGGACGAGATCGAGGCCAAGGGCCTGTGGGATCTCGACAGCCAGGTCGATCAGGCGATGGAGGCGCTCGGCTGCCCGCCCGACGATTGGCCTGTCAGCAAGCTGTCGGGCGGCGAAAAGCGCCGCGTCGCCTTGTGCAAGCTGCTGCTGGAGCAGCCCGAACTGCTGCTGCTCGACGAGCCGACCAACCATCTCGACGCCGAGACCGTGAACTGGCTGGAAGGCCATCTGCGCGCCTATCCCGGCGCGATCCTGATCGTCACCCATGACCGCTATTTCCTGGACAATGTGACGAGCTGGATTCTCGAACTCGATCGCGGCCGGGGCATCCCCTACGAGGGCAATTATTCGAGCTGGCTCAAGCAGAAGCAGAAGCGCCTCTCCCAGGAAGGCCGCGAGGAAGAGGCCCGCCAGCGCGCGATCGAGGCGGAAAGCGAGTGGATCGCCTCCAGCCCCAAGGCGCGTCAGGCCAAGTCCAAGGCCCGTATCCAGCGCTACGAGGATCTCGTCGCCAAGCAGAACGACAAGGCGCCGACGACCGCCCAGATCATCATTCCGGTCGCTGAGCGGCTGGGCCAGAACGTCATCGACTTCAACCATCTGTCGAAGGGTTTCGGCGACAAGCTGCTGATCGACGATCTCTCCTTCAAGCTGCCGCCGGGCGGCATCGTTGGCGTCATCGGCCCCAACGGCGCGGGCAAGACCACCTTGTTCCGCATGATCACCGGCCAGGACAAGCCCGACAGCGGCACGATCGAGATCGGCGAGAGCGTGCAGCTTGGCTATGTCGATCAGTCGCGCGACACGCTCGACGGCAAGAAGACCGTGTGGGAAGAGATTTCCGGCGGCAATGACGTGATCTATCTCGGCAAACGCGAGATCAACTCGCGCGGCTATTGCTCGACCTTCAACTTCAAGGGCGCCGACCAGCAGAAGAAGGTCGGCATGCTCTCGGGCGGCGAGCGCAACCGCGTGCATCTCGCCAAGATGCTGAAAAAGGGCGCCAATGTCCTGCTGCTCGACGAACCGACCAACGATCTCGACGTCGACACCCTGCGCGCGCTGGAAGAGGCGCTGAACGATTACGCCGGCTGCGCCGTGATTATCAGCCACGACCGCTTCTTCCTCGACCGCATCGCCACCCACATGCTGGCCTTCGAGGGCGACAGCCATGTGGAATGGTTCGAGGGCAATTTCGCCGATTACGAGGAAGACAAAAAGCGCCGCCTCGGCGTGGACAGCGTCATCCCGCACCGGTTGAAATACAAGAAGTTTTCGCGTTGA
- a CDS encoding cation:proton antiporter — protein MTDMHMAENLQDVLWMLSIAMLVAMAARRLKLPYTIGLVFIGALLALTPINVGPTLTSELILDLILPPLLFEAALALKWPNLRAELTPILTFSVLGTLLALAAVAAGLIYLLHWPPGSALVFGALISATDPVAIIAMFKDNNFHGRLSLLVEAESLFNDAAAAVLFAMALSWALASGEAGGHTPDTAETVLTLARIVLGGLGVGVIAGAGAILLSRGTSEHLVELTFSTIAAFGSFLAAEHIRASGVLATVTAGLIVGNFGIFSANDRSLLSARGREAMVNFWEFAAFLANSVIFLLIGANVAVMDYKVSGVVVIAGVIGLVLAARAVAVYPLSLLFHWSRHAISLSQQLVLWWGGLRGALGLALALSLPPTLPLREEIVVVTFAVVAFSIVVQGMTMPWLLRRLGLL, from the coding sequence ATGACCGACATGCATATGGCCGAAAACCTGCAAGACGTCCTCTGGATGCTCAGCATCGCCATGCTGGTCGCCATGGCGGCGCGGCGCCTCAAGCTACCCTATACGATCGGGCTCGTCTTCATCGGCGCTTTGCTCGCCCTGACGCCCATCAATGTCGGGCCGACGCTGACGTCGGAGCTCATCCTCGATCTGATCCTGCCGCCGCTGCTGTTCGAGGCGGCGCTGGCCCTGAAATGGCCCAATCTGCGCGCCGAGCTTACGCCCATCCTGACCTTTTCCGTGCTCGGAACGCTGCTCGCCCTGGCCGCCGTCGCCGCGGGACTGATCTATCTGCTGCACTGGCCGCCCGGCTCGGCCCTGGTGTTCGGCGCGCTGATCTCCGCGACCGATCCGGTGGCGATCATCGCCATGTTCAAGGACAATAATTTCCACGGCCGGCTCAGCCTGCTGGTGGAGGCGGAAAGCCTGTTCAACGACGCCGCCGCCGCCGTTCTGTTCGCCATGGCGCTGTCCTGGGCGCTGGCTTCGGGCGAGGCGGGCGGCCACACGCCCGACACCGCCGAAACCGTTCTCACTTTGGCCCGCATCGTGCTCGGCGGGCTCGGCGTCGGCGTGATCGCGGGCGCGGGGGCCATCCTGCTCTCCCGCGGCACTTCGGAACATCTGGTCGAGCTGACCTTTTCCACCATCGCCGCCTTCGGCTCCTTCCTCGCCGCAGAACATATCCGGGCCTCCGGCGTGCTCGCCACGGTGACCGCCGGATTGATCGTCGGCAATTTCGGCATTTTCAGCGCCAACGACCGCTCTCTTTTAAGCGCGCGGGGCCGCGAGGCCATGGTCAATTTCTGGGAATTCGCGGCCTTTCTCGCCAATTCCGTGATCTTCCTGCTGATCGGCGCCAATGTCGCCGTCATGGATTACAAGGTCTCTGGCGTCGTGGTGATCGCGGGCGTCATCGGCCTCGTGCTCGCCGCGCGCGCCGTCGCCGTCTATCCGCTGAGCCTGCTTTTCCATTGGTCGCGCCATGCGATTTCCCTGTCACAGCAGCTCGTTCTGTGGTGGGGCGGCCTGCGCGGCGCCCTCGGCCTCGCCCTCGCGCTGTCGCTGCCACCGACTCTGCCGCTGCGCGAGGAGATCGTGGTCGTGACTTTCGCCGTTGTCGCCTTTTCCATCGTCGTCCAGGGCATGACCATGCCCTGGCTGCTGCGGCGGCTGGGGCTTTTGTGA
- a CDS encoding CBS domain-containing protein: MQASEIMTSPVKTIGPDATIEEAIEMLLSLHVSGLPVADADGRLLGVISEGDFLHRAELGTSKRKPRWIEFLLGPGETAESYVMSHGRKVREVMTHDVVTVGSTASVNEVVALLDRRGVKRLPVMTGDQIVGIITRSDLLRALARNLGSKPVSPAETTDQAILDKLLAELQQQGFASPKSLDVTVERGVVTLSGEIFDERQRPALIVAAENIPGVTRVVDKLMWIEPFSGMAINKAEGI; the protein is encoded by the coding sequence ATGCAAGCGTCGGAAATCATGACCAGCCCCGTCAAGACGATCGGGCCGGACGCCACCATCGAGGAAGCCATAGAAATGCTGCTATCGCTGCATGTCTCGGGCCTGCCGGTCGCGGACGCCGACGGGCGGCTGCTTGGCGTGATCAGCGAGGGCGACTTCCTCCATCGCGCTGAACTCGGCACTTCGAAGCGCAAGCCGCGCTGGATCGAATTCCTGCTCGGCCCGGGCGAGACTGCCGAATCCTATGTGATGAGCCACGGCCGCAAGGTCCGCGAAGTGATGACGCATGACGTCGTCACCGTTGGCTCTACCGCGTCGGTCAACGAAGTCGTCGCGCTATTGGACCGCCGCGGGGTGAAACGCCTGCCGGTGATGACCGGCGACCAGATCGTCGGCATCATCACCCGCTCCGATCTGTTGCGCGCCCTGGCCAGGAACCTTGGCTCCAAGCCGGTCAGCCCGGCCGAAACCACCGATCAGGCCATTCTCGACAAGCTGCTGGCGGAACTCCAGCAGCAGGGCTTCGCCTCGCCCAAATCGCTTGACGTGACAGTCGAGCGTGGCGTTGTGACCCTCAGCGGGGAGATTTTCGACGAGCGGCAGCGCCCGGCGCTGATCGTCGCCGCGGAAAACATCCCCGGCGTGACCCGCGTGGTGGACAAGCTGATGTGGATCGAGCCTTTCTCCGGCATGGCCATCAACAAGGCCGAAGGGATCTGA
- a CDS encoding TetR/AcrR family transcriptional regulator yields MARQARTEAERENRMRAIRKAALDIFSAKGFSAARLDDVAAAAGVAKGTIYLYFASKEDLLEAIVTTTIGATLAEVEQAVVASPAPAGQLLRLVVQAIAAGIQDPERRRVLHLVLSEGARFPAIGDFYHREIIAHGLRLVRAIAAKGHASGEFVSDEIERFPQLVFAPALLAIIWSVIFERIEPLDAHALLEAHLDLLTRALTRRPA; encoded by the coding sequence ATGGCGCGACAGGCGCGCACCGAAGCCGAGCGCGAAAACCGCATGCGCGCGATCCGCAAGGCGGCGCTCGATATTTTCTCGGCAAAAGGCTTTTCGGCGGCGCGGCTCGACGACGTCGCCGCCGCGGCCGGCGTCGCCAAGGGCACGATCTATCTCTATTTCGCCTCCAAGGAAGACCTGCTCGAAGCCATCGTCACCACCACGATCGGCGCGACCCTCGCCGAGGTCGAACAGGCCGTTGTCGCCTCGCCGGCGCCGGCCGGGCAGCTCCTGCGCCTTGTCGTCCAGGCGATCGCGGCCGGGATCCAGGATCCCGAGCGCCGGCGCGTGCTCCATCTCGTCCTGTCGGAGGGCGCACGCTTCCCGGCGATCGGCGATTTCTACCATCGCGAAATCATCGCGCACGGCCTGCGGCTGGTGCGCGCCATCGCCGCAAAAGGCCATGCCAGCGGCGAATTCGTCTCGGACGAAATCGAGCGCTTTCCCCAGCTCGTCTTCGCGCCCGCCCTCCTCGCCATCATCTGGAGCGTCATTTTCGAGCGCATCGAGCCGCTCGACGCCCATGCCCTGCTGGAAGCGCATCTCGACCTTCTCACCCGCGCGCTGACCAGGAGGCCGGCATGA
- a CDS encoding HlyD family secretion protein produces the protein MKKVRKLLAALVVLAIIGWAAGKVFAPAKPQNIFAGYVEGDLVQIGPVEGERLAKLDVEPGDNVTRDETLFTMATPVLDEQCAEARAKVAQAQANLKNLQAALQRPEQIAVLQAAVASAKAALVLSQTEYDRQQTLLKKGFASAAARDQAKFALDRDKANLAQAERQVEAGLIPARHQEIAAAQAAITQAQAELNQIEVRIARQTVHAPAKGIIQDVYFWPGEIVPSGQPILALLPPENRKIRFYVPEPQLARFRLGAKVAVSCDNCRPGLKARVIYISQQAEYTPPVIFSLQERGKLVFRVDARLDDPSVLLPLGLPISAKLVASQAVEAAK, from the coding sequence ATGAAAAAGGTCCGCAAACTTCTTGCCGCGCTTGTCGTCCTGGCGATCATAGGCTGGGCGGCGGGCAAGGTTTTCGCCCCGGCCAAGCCGCAGAATATTTTCGCCGGCTATGTCGAGGGCGACCTCGTCCAGATCGGCCCGGTCGAAGGGGAAAGGCTGGCGAAACTCGACGTCGAACCGGGGGACAATGTCACCAGGGATGAGACATTGTTCACCATGGCGACGCCCGTTCTCGACGAGCAATGCGCCGAGGCCAGGGCGAAGGTCGCGCAGGCCCAGGCCAATCTGAAGAATCTTCAGGCGGCGCTGCAGCGGCCCGAGCAGATCGCCGTGCTTCAGGCCGCTGTCGCGTCCGCCAAGGCGGCGCTCGTGCTGTCGCAGACGGAATATGACCGGCAGCAGACGCTGCTGAAAAAGGGCTTCGCCTCGGCCGCCGCGCGCGACCAGGCCAAATTCGCGCTCGACCGCGACAAGGCGAATCTCGCCCAGGCCGAGCGTCAGGTCGAAGCCGGACTGATCCCGGCGCGCCATCAGGAAATCGCGGCGGCGCAGGCCGCCATAACCCAGGCGCAAGCCGAGCTGAACCAGATCGAAGTCCGCATCGCGCGGCAGACCGTCCACGCGCCCGCCAAGGGAATCATCCAGGACGTCTATTTCTGGCCGGGCGAAATCGTCCCGTCCGGCCAGCCGATTCTGGCCCTGCTGCCGCCCGAAAACCGCAAGATCCGCTTCTACGTCCCCGAGCCGCAGCTTGCACGGTTCAGACTGGGCGCAAAGGTCGCGGTCTCCTGCGACAATTGCCGGCCCGGCCTTAAAGCCCGGGTGATCTACATTTCCCAGCAGGCCGAATATACCCCGCCGGTGATCTTCTCGCTGCAGGAGCGCGGCAAGCTGGTGTTCCGCGTGGACGCCCGACTGGACGATCCGTCCGTCCTGCTGCCGCTCGGGCTTCCGATCAGCGCGAAACTCGTCGCGTCCCAGGCCGTGGAGGCGGCGAAATGA
- a CDS encoding ABC transporter ATP-binding protein, producing the protein MNGADVVIDVRNLSKSFDGKLVVENLTMQVRRGRIHGFLGPNGSGKTTTIRMLCGLLTPDSGDGFCLGFNILTQQHEIKRRTGYMTQRFSLYSDLTIRENLEFIGRVYGLDDPSQSAREAIERLGLAGRANQLAGELSGGWKQRLALGACIMPKPDLLLLDEPTAGVDPKARRDFWDEIHQLTHEGLTVLVSTHYMDEAERCHEIAYIAYGHLLAQGTTAEIVAQSHLSTYVVSGPDLAPLAEKLKQNPGVEMVAPFGAKLHVASRDAGALDRIAREFSSPDVVWSRDAPTLEDVFIDMMSRAEDNYA; encoded by the coding sequence ATGAACGGGGCCGACGTCGTCATCGACGTGCGCAACCTGAGCAAGAGTTTCGACGGCAAGTTGGTGGTCGAAAATCTGACGATGCAGGTGCGGCGCGGCCGCATTCACGGCTTTCTCGGGCCCAACGGCAGCGGCAAGACCACCACCATCCGCATGTTGTGCGGACTACTCACGCCCGACAGCGGCGACGGCTTCTGCCTCGGCTTCAACATTCTCACCCAGCAGCATGAGATCAAGCGCCGCACCGGCTATATGACCCAGCGCTTCTCCCTCTATTCCGATCTCACCATCCGCGAGAATCTCGAATTCATCGGCCGCGTCTATGGGCTCGACGACCCTTCGCAAAGCGCGCGCGAGGCGATCGAGCGCCTGGGGCTCGCCGGCCGCGCCAATCAGCTCGCCGGCGAATTGTCGGGCGGCTGGAAGCAGCGCCTAGCGCTTGGCGCCTGCATCATGCCCAAGCCCGACCTTCTGCTGCTCGACGAGCCGACCGCCGGCGTCGATCCCAAGGCGCGGCGCGATTTCTGGGACGAGATTCACCAGCTCACCCATGAGGGCCTCACCGTGCTGGTCTCGACCCATTACATGGACGAGGCCGAGCGCTGCCACGAGATCGCCTATATCGCCTATGGCCATCTGCTGGCGCAGGGAACGACCGCCGAAATCGTGGCGCAATCGCATCTCTCGACCTATGTCGTCTCCGGCCCCGATCTCGCGCCTTTGGCCGAAAAGCTGAAACAGAATCCCGGCGTCGAAATGGTCGCGCCCTTCGGCGCCAAGCTGCATGTCGCCAGCCGCGACGCCGGCGCGCTCGACCGCATCGCCCGGGAATTCTCGAGCCCGGACGTCGTCTGGTCGCGCGACGCGCCCACGCTCGAAGACGTGTTCATCGACATGATGAGCCGCGCCGAGGACAATTATGCATGA